In Spirobacillus cienkowskii, a genomic segment contains:
- a CDS encoding DMT family transporter, translating to MHLSKNYLIGVFEMLLANLFVGINVVLNKFIVGKVPILVLLEIRYLFGILILFFVTYIVKRNFAFYLTKERFSKKDWIVYLLMALSGGVIFNLIYILGLDKTTATSVGIIGSSLPTLIAIFSFFILKYPLKRVHLASIVLVFIGVMFLNINKIHLNGELSLHVLGSSSMVIGNIIVFIAMIPEALFTVFAKMINIKVCPLVSGLLINLFNAIVCLPFFIYYCCNGFNIFTLEANIWVFSFLIGLFSGALFYVFYNKGIAKIDTSTAALLTGVVPISAAVFAILLLNEPFGLNTFLGIFCVLISIIIGVKYSETSKVLFHRVR from the coding sequence GTGCATTTGAGTAAAAATTATTTAATAGGTGTTTTTGAGATGCTGCTTGCCAACTTATTTGTTGGCATTAACGTTGTCTTAAATAAATTTATAGTCGGTAAGGTGCCTATTCTGGTTTTGCTTGAAATTCGTTATTTATTTGGAATTTTAATTTTGTTTTTTGTTACTTACATTGTTAAAAGAAATTTTGCTTTTTATTTAACTAAAGAAAGATTTTCTAAAAAAGACTGGATAGTTTATTTATTAATGGCTTTATCTGGTGGGGTGATTTTTAATTTAATTTATATTTTAGGTCTTGACAAAACAACAGCAACATCTGTCGGTATTATTGGGAGTTCTCTTCCTACATTGATAGCAATATTTTCTTTTTTTATTTTAAAATACCCATTAAAAAGAGTGCATCTGGCTTCAATTGTTTTAGTTTTTATCGGTGTTATGTTTTTAAATATTAATAAAATACATCTTAATGGTGAGTTATCACTTCATGTTTTAGGTTCATCAAGTATGGTGATTGGGAATATTATTGTTTTTATTGCTATGATACCTGAAGCATTATTTACTGTATTTGCAAAAATGATCAATATCAAAGTGTGTCCGTTAGTTTCTGGATTGCTCATAAACTTATTCAATGCAATAGTGTGTTTGCCTTTTTTTATTTATTATTGTTGTAATGGTTTTAATATCTTTACTTTAGAGGCTAATATTTGGGTATTTAGTTTTTTGATTGGATTATTTAGCGGGGCTTTGTTTTACGTATTTTATAATAAAGGGATCGCTAAAATTGACACTAGTACTGCTGCATTACTAACAGGAGTTGTTCCTATTAGCGCTGCAGTATTTGCAATACTTTTACTTAACGAGCCTTTTGGATTAAATACTTTTTTAGGGATATTTTGTGTTTTAATTTCTATTATTATTGGTGTTAAGTATAGTGAAACTTCAAAGGTGTTATTTCATAGAGTCCGATAA
- a CDS encoding biopolymer transporter ExbD — translation MAGSNKIGGDDEPIVDINITPFVDVVLVLLVIFMVTAHFLVNKGMKLELPKAASAEKLENQKTFNISIDKNGSIMLDGKIVAIEQLKEIAKNAILLKQKIVAMISADKSAEYNSVVTVMDALRTEGVSDFALQLDPIVQKK, via the coding sequence ATGGCTGGTAGCAATAAAATTGGTGGCGATGATGAGCCAATTGTTGACATCAATATCACTCCATTTGTTGATGTGGTTTTGGTGTTGCTTGTTATTTTTATGGTAACAGCGCATTTTTTAGTGAATAAAGGCATGAAACTCGAACTTCCTAAAGCAGCTTCTGCAGAAAAGTTAGAAAATCAAAAAACTTTTAATATCTCTATCGATAAAAATGGAAGCATTATGCTGGATGGAAAAATTGTTGCCATAGAACAATTAAAAGAAATAGCAAAAAATGCAATTCTGTTAAAACAAAAAATTGTAGCAATGATTAGTGCTGATAAAAGTGCGGAATATAACTCAGTTGTAACAGTTATGGATGCACTGCGGACTGAAGGCGTTTCTGATTTTGCTCTGCAACTTGATCCTATTGTACAAAAAAAATAG
- a CDS encoding glutamate-cysteine ligase family protein — MVNFTQLDDKLCSRVWVQSIKSTRKDTEKIGIEMEMHAYDTQTLSPIGTSSSKIEIQAFLKRIAEVSNPLKIKYDESSSLITDIFFKEGGNVSVEPGGQLEFSSAPFEKISDLVTNVVHGLKIIETASDGNLVFLSHGTNPIALDDHPLLLPKERYQIMTRYFQSAPQLRGIDMMRHTATVQANLDIFGDKNWQDAVNLTLILIPLTRHLFANSKFFKNKKITTYSERQEIWKKMDPSRSRIPAQLLFAENIECAYAQWAKKAYVFFIEGLPIHEQPLYQELTFEQWFKNGYKGTRPTIESWENHLATLFPDLRLRDFLEIRHIDAQPFEHSLAPVAFFYALLKNNKTRRNTWKILKKFHIDLNNIKKSDINNLEISHALLDYAEDVLLSLNETAGMKAVSAYRRFIAQKEDYWQEIDAFNFVRKNVTSKPSIDFLKFLV; from the coding sequence ATGGTTAATTTTACTCAGTTAGATGATAAATTGTGTTCTCGAGTTTGGGTTCAAAGTATTAAAAGCACTCGAAAAGATACAGAAAAAATAGGCATAGAAATGGAAATGCATGCCTATGACACGCAAACTTTATCTCCAATTGGTACCTCCTCTTCAAAAATTGAGATCCAAGCCTTTTTAAAACGTATTGCAGAAGTGTCTAATCCTTTAAAAATTAAATACGACGAATCCTCCTCCTTAATTACAGATATTTTTTTTAAAGAGGGAGGAAATGTGAGCGTTGAACCAGGTGGGCAGTTAGAATTTTCATCGGCTCCGTTCGAAAAAATTTCTGATTTGGTGACAAATGTTGTTCATGGATTAAAAATTATTGAAACTGCTTCAGATGGAAATTTGGTTTTTTTATCGCATGGCACAAATCCAATCGCTTTAGATGATCACCCTTTATTATTGCCAAAAGAACGTTATCAAATTATGACGCGTTATTTTCAGTCTGCACCGCAATTACGCGGTATAGACATGATGCGGCATACAGCAACAGTTCAAGCAAATTTAGACATTTTTGGTGATAAAAACTGGCAAGATGCCGTGAATTTAACCTTAATTCTGATTCCTCTGACTAGACATCTTTTTGCAAATTCAAAATTTTTCAAAAATAAAAAAATAACGACTTATTCGGAACGCCAAGAAATATGGAAAAAAATGGATCCCTCTCGTTCAAGAATACCCGCTCAGTTATTGTTTGCAGAAAATATAGAATGTGCGTATGCACAGTGGGCCAAAAAAGCGTATGTCTTTTTTATTGAGGGTTTACCAATTCACGAGCAGCCATTGTACCAGGAGTTAACTTTTGAGCAATGGTTTAAGAATGGGTATAAAGGGACAAGGCCAACAATTGAAAGTTGGGAAAATCATTTGGCAACTTTATTTCCCGATCTCCGTTTGCGTGATTTTTTAGAAATTCGTCATATTGATGCGCAGCCTTTTGAGCATTCTTTAGCTCCCGTCGCTTTTTTTTATGCATTATTAAAAAACAATAAAACCAGAAGAAATACCTGGAAAATTTTAAAAAAATTTCATATTGATTTGAATAATATAAAAAAATCCGACATCAACAATCTCGAAATTTCTCATGCTCTGCTTGACTATGCAGAAGATGTGCTGCTTTCTCTCAATGAGACAGCTGGTATGAAAGCCGTTTCAGCTTACCGAAGATTTATCGCTCAAAAAGAAGATTATTGGCAAGAAATCGATGCTTTTAACTTTGTTAGAAAAAATGTCACGTCAAAGCCTTCTATTGATTTTTTAAAATTTCTTGTATAA